One Acetobacterium sp. KB-1 DNA segment encodes these proteins:
- the cobK gene encoding precorrin-6A reductase, translating into MILVLGGTLDSRLLTNLLLEEGKEVCYSSLTNIATDQISENPLLTKISGQLDASTLRETITIYNINLCIDATHPYAQEISENAIWACDAMNVDYIRLERPSNIDEGNDSVAYNTYEEARDYLIGAMGKSDKNILLTTGSRQLEAFEGLPKNRTYIRVLPTAGVLVKCENLGYKPRHILALQGPFSVEMNVATMKEYKIGFVVTKDSGDIGGIREKVEAARQVNAKILFIRRPAVAYPRSVTTVEDAVVCALKNH; encoded by the coding sequence TTGATACTGGTATTGGGAGGAACCCTCGACAGCCGCTTATTAACCAATCTTCTGCTTGAAGAAGGGAAGGAAGTCTGTTATTCGTCACTGACCAATATTGCCACCGATCAGATCTCTGAAAACCCCCTTCTGACCAAGATTTCAGGACAATTGGACGCCAGCACCCTGCGGGAAACGATTACCATTTACAATATTAATCTCTGTATTGACGCCACCCACCCCTATGCTCAGGAAATTTCTGAAAACGCCATTTGGGCTTGTGATGCCATGAATGTGGACTATATTCGGCTGGAAAGGCCGTCGAACATCGACGAAGGAAATGATAGTGTGGCCTACAATACCTATGAGGAAGCACGCGACTATTTAATCGGTGCGATGGGGAAAAGTGATAAGAATATTCTTTTAACCACGGGGAGTCGACAACTGGAAGCCTTTGAAGGCCTGCCCAAAAACCGAACCTATATCCGGGTATTGCCGACAGCCGGGGTTTTAGTAAAGTGCGAAAACCTGGGCTACAAGCCCCGACATATTCTGGCTCTACAGGGCCCATTCTCGGTTGAAATGAATGTCGCCACCATGAAAGAATACAAGATCGGCTTTGTCGTCACCAAAGATAGCGGCGATATTGGCGGCATCCGTGAAAAGGTTGAAGCGGCCCGACAAGTCAATGCCAAAATCCTATTTATCCGTCGCCCCGCCGTCGCCTATCCTCGGTCTGTCACCACCGTTGAAGACGCCGTTGTTTGTGCATTGAAAAATCATTAG
- a CDS encoding cobalt-precorrin 5A hydrolase — protein sequence MKTEKWAIVTLSQDGVALAKRLAEHLDDRECHIYTKEKYANETTKIITTDISTFMGSISGAYQIICCIMATGIVVRAIAPHLKHKSSDPGILVMDTKGAFVISLLSGHLGGANDAARLVAKRLSAQAVITTGTDVKGTMAVDVLAQKIKCAIDDFTAAKDVTALILNGDPIALVNRENCDLDAVILPKNIETVADLTELTKYLGVIITTLDTKKAELPIPSVKLVPRKLVLGVGCRRDTPGERIIAAIQETLASLNLNVKGIKSLATIGLKAEEAGIIEACAFFAAKKVIIPNEMVQMVQSRFEGSDFVFKTTGLYAVSEPCGFVASGFGKCLREKQKLGGITLSVWLDEN from the coding sequence GTGAAAACAGAAAAATGGGCCATAGTCACCCTGTCACAAGATGGCGTGGCCCTGGCAAAGCGGCTGGCAGAACATCTGGATGACCGCGAATGCCACATCTACACCAAGGAAAAATATGCCAACGAAACCACCAAAATCATCACCACGGATATTTCTACCTTTATGGGCAGCATTAGCGGGGCGTATCAGATCATCTGTTGCATTATGGCAACCGGCATTGTCGTCCGGGCGATAGCCCCCCATCTAAAGCATAAATCCTCTGATCCGGGAATTCTGGTGATGGATACCAAGGGGGCGTTTGTAATTAGTCTGCTGTCCGGTCATTTGGGTGGTGCCAATGATGCCGCTCGGCTGGTGGCTAAACGCCTTTCGGCCCAGGCGGTTATTACCACTGGCACCGATGTGAAAGGAACCATGGCTGTGGATGTGTTGGCCCAGAAAATTAAGTGTGCGATTGATGATTTTACGGCTGCCAAAGACGTAACAGCCTTGATCCTAAATGGTGACCCGATTGCTTTAGTTAATCGGGAAAACTGTGATTTGGATGCGGTTATCCTGCCTAAGAACATCGAAACGGTGGCAGATTTAACCGAGCTAACGAAATATCTGGGCGTTATTATTACGACTTTGGATACAAAAAAAGCAGAATTGCCAATTCCCAGTGTTAAGCTGGTTCCCCGAAAACTGGTGCTGGGCGTAGGCTGTCGTCGGGATACCCCGGGAGAACGGATCATCGCGGCGATCCAGGAGACCTTAGCGTCTCTGAATCTTAATGTCAAAGGGATTAAATCTCTGGCCACCATCGGCTTAAAAGCCGAAGAAGCGGGAATTATCGAAGCCTGTGCCTTTTTCGCGGCTAAAAAAGTCATTATCCCCAATGAAATGGTGCAAATGGTCCAAAGCCGTTTTGAAGGATCGGATTTCGTTTTCAAAACAACCGGTTTATATGCCGTTTCCGAACCCTGTGGTTTTGTCGCCTCCGGATTTGGAAAATGCCTGCGGGAAAAACAGAAACTGGGCGGAATCACTCTATCGGTGTGGCTGGATGAAAATTAG
- a CDS encoding sirohydrochlorin cobaltochelatase, translated as MEKKALLVISFGTSYPETRKKTIAATEKHLQKAFPDHDFYRAFTSRMIINKLKKRDGEAVDVPQEVLKKLKAAGYTHVQCQTTHIINGHEYDITLKELKAFEKDFKSLTLGRPLLTTVEDYEETVDIVMKQMPKLKKGEALVYMGHGSDHHANSTYPCLDYMFKMKGYEDVYVGTVEGFPELENIVPLLQEKKYKKIYLAPFMLVAGDHAINDMASDDEDSWKAVLEEERFKVECILEGLGEYTGIQNMFLDHLKKAQPVTEM; from the coding sequence ATGGAAAAGAAAGCATTACTGGTCATCAGTTTTGGTACATCTTACCCTGAAACCCGAAAAAAAACCATTGCAGCAACCGAAAAGCATCTACAAAAGGCTTTCCCGGACCATGATTTTTATCGCGCCTTTACCTCCCGGATGATCATTAATAAACTTAAGAAACGCGATGGTGAAGCAGTTGATGTTCCCCAGGAAGTTTTAAAAAAACTCAAGGCAGCCGGTTATACCCATGTGCAGTGTCAAACCACCCACATCATCAACGGCCATGAGTATGATATCACTCTAAAAGAACTGAAGGCCTTTGAAAAAGATTTTAAGTCTCTGACCCTGGGTCGGCCACTGTTAACCACAGTGGAAGATTATGAAGAGACAGTGGACATCGTGATGAAACAAATGCCCAAACTCAAAAAAGGCGAAGCCCTGGTCTATATGGGCCATGGCAGCGACCACCATGCCAATTCAACCTATCCGTGCCTGGATTATATGTTTAAAATGAAGGGCTATGAGGATGTTTATGTGGGAACCGTAGAAGGTTTCCCGGAGCTGGAAAACATTGTGCCATTACTTCAGGAGAAGAAATACAAAAAGATTTATTTGGCGCCCTTTATGCTGGTGGCTGGTGATCACGCCATTAATGACATGGCCAGTGATGATGAAGACTCCTGGAAGGCGGTTCTTGAAGAAGAGCGGTTTAAAGTGGAGTGTATCCTCGAAGGTTTGGGTGAATACACCGGCATTCAGAACATGTTTTTAGATCATTTAAAAAAAGCACAGCCCGTTACAGAAATGTAG
- the cobM gene encoding precorrin-4 C(11)-methyltransferase translates to MMNTVYMVGAGPGDPELITVKGQRIVNEADIIIYAGSLVNKAIIAGHKADAEIFNSASMTLDDVIAVIKRGTEEGKKIARVHTGDPSIYGAIREQMDRLDELGIPFDVIPGVSSFVASAAALKKEFTLPDVSQTVILTRLEGRTPVPEKEKLEDLASHQASMCIFLSVQMIDDVVARLMKHYAPTTPIAIIQRATWEDQKIVMGTLETIAQKVKDENITKTAQILVGDFLGDQYSLSKLYDPSFTHEYRQGVL, encoded by the coding sequence TTGATGAATACAGTGTATATGGTGGGTGCAGGCCCAGGAGATCCAGAGCTGATTACCGTTAAGGGTCAACGAATTGTTAATGAAGCAGATATTATTATTTATGCCGGTTCTTTAGTCAATAAAGCCATTATTGCCGGTCACAAAGCCGATGCCGAAATTTTTAATTCCGCATCGATGACCTTAGATGATGTCATCGCCGTGATTAAACGGGGAACCGAAGAAGGCAAGAAAATTGCCCGGGTTCATACCGGTGACCCCTCCATTTATGGCGCTATCCGTGAACAGATGGACCGACTTGACGAACTCGGAATTCCCTTTGATGTGATCCCTGGAGTCAGCTCCTTTGTCGCATCAGCAGCAGCTCTTAAAAAAGAGTTTACCCTGCCGGATGTATCCCAAACGGTTATTTTAACCCGCCTGGAAGGTCGAACCCCCGTTCCGGAAAAAGAAAAGCTGGAAGATCTGGCATCGCATCAGGCTTCCATGTGTATTTTTCTGTCGGTCCAAATGATTGATGATGTAGTGGCACGACTCATGAAACATTACGCCCCAACCACCCCAATTGCCATTATCCAACGGGCAACCTGGGAAGATCAGAAAATTGTCATGGGCACCCTGGAAACCATTGCTCAGAAAGTCAAAGATGAAAATATTACCAAAACTGCCCAAATTTTAGTAGGTGATTTCCTGGGCGATCAGTACAGCTTATCCAAGCTTTATGATCCCAGCTTTACCCATGAATACCGTCAAGGAGTTTTGTAA
- the cobJ gene encoding precorrin-3B C(17)-methyltransferase codes for MSKIYVTGIGPGLYEHMTEAAKASLADADIIVGYKTYIDIIADLIGDKEVLSSGMRREIDRCEKALELAEQGKKICLVSSGDAGVFGMAGIMLEIVESKNSDVEVEIIPGISAANAAASTLGAPLMHDYAVISLSDLLTDWAVIEKRLHCAGEGDFIISLYNPKSKGRPHNIESAQKILLEYKAPETPVGIVRNAKRKDESYVITTLKKMHEADIDMFSMVIIGNSKTYVTRDQLKMITPRGYQL; via the coding sequence ATGAGCAAAATTTATGTCACAGGGATTGGTCCCGGACTGTATGAACATATGACCGAGGCGGCAAAAGCCAGCCTGGCTGATGCTGATATTATTGTCGGCTACAAAACCTACATCGATATTATTGCCGATTTAATTGGCGACAAGGAAGTCCTTTCTTCCGGAATGCGGCGCGAAATTGACCGTTGTGAAAAAGCCTTGGAACTGGCTGAACAGGGCAAAAAAATCTGCCTGGTTAGCAGCGGCGATGCCGGTGTTTTCGGGATGGCCGGCATTATGTTAGAAATCGTTGAGTCAAAAAATAGTGATGTGGAAGTTGAAATTATTCCCGGTATTTCAGCCGCCAATGCGGCCGCTTCAACCCTCGGTGCGCCGCTGATGCATGACTACGCCGTCATTAGTCTTAGCGACCTGCTCACTGATTGGGCAGTCATTGAAAAACGTTTGCACTGCGCCGGTGAAGGAGATTTTATTATTAGTCTCTATAATCCCAAAAGCAAAGGCCGTCCCCACAATATTGAAAGTGCCCAGAAAATTTTACTAGAATATAAAGCTCCGGAAACCCCAGTGGGAATTGTTCGTAATGCCAAACGTAAGGACGAGTCTTATGTGATTACAACCCTCAAAAAAATGCACGAAGCAGATATTGATATGTTTTCGATGGTTATCATCGGTAATTCCAAAACCTATGTGACTAGGGATCAACTAAAAATGATTACCCCGAGAGGTTATCAGCTTTGA
- a CDS encoding cobyric acid synthase: MAKNIMFMGTGSSVGKSLITAAMCRILDNHGYQVAPYKSQNMALNSFITKDGKEMGRAQVVQAECARMEPQVEMNPVLLKPNSDVGCQVILMGKAEFNMDAMDYHAHKPKLVEIVISAYDALAEGKDVIVIEGAGSPAEINLRDNDIVNMGLAELVDTPVVLIGDIDKGGVFASIYGTIMLLQPEERARIKGFIINKFRGDVELLKPGIKMIEELVNVPCLGVIPYKRFVIDDEDSVSERFDNNSEGLITIGVVYLPHLSNFTDCTAFEMHPDVKVEYYRNQRDLQLANPDLLVIPGSKNTIDDTCHVINSKMGDEIHRLHDCGVPIVGICGGYQLLGKEIRDPFSVESTKGSIDGLGLLNIVTTIEEEKRTVRTTGKVLGNFMGMALADMDVEGYEIHMGTSEALDQAKPFAILADGTVDGVIAEDGTVMGTYLHGIFDNDGLREKIIEALRVKKNLEAGPTAFDFKAFKEEQYDLLAETVEASLDMKKIMEIIGEIKK, translated from the coding sequence ATGGCAAAAAATATTATGTTTATGGGCACCGGGTCATCAGTAGGAAAAAGTTTGATCACTGCTGCCATGTGCCGGATACTCGATAACCACGGTTATCAGGTGGCACCCTATAAATCCCAGAATATGGCGCTTAATTCATTTATCACCAAAGACGGCAAGGAAATGGGTCGAGCCCAGGTAGTCCAGGCGGAGTGCGCCCGGATGGAACCTCAGGTTGAAATGAACCCGGTATTGCTTAAACCAAACTCCGATGTGGGTTGTCAGGTTATTCTGATGGGAAAAGCTGAGTTTAATATGGATGCCATGGATTATCATGCCCATAAACCCAAATTGGTCGAAATTGTCATTTCGGCTTATGACGCGTTGGCTGAGGGCAAAGATGTGATTGTGATCGAAGGCGCCGGCAGTCCCGCCGAAATCAATTTGCGGGATAACGATATTGTCAACATGGGACTGGCAGAATTGGTTGATACCCCGGTGGTACTGATTGGTGATATCGACAAGGGTGGTGTTTTTGCATCGATTTATGGTACAATTATGTTGTTGCAACCCGAAGAACGGGCCCGAATTAAAGGCTTTATCATCAATAAATTCCGCGGTGATGTGGAGTTGCTAAAGCCCGGCATCAAAATGATTGAAGAATTGGTTAATGTCCCCTGTTTGGGTGTTATCCCTTACAAGCGCTTTGTCATTGATGATGAAGATAGTGTCAGCGAACGGTTTGATAATAATTCCGAAGGCCTGATCACGATTGGGGTGGTCTATCTGCCGCATCTGTCAAATTTTACCGATTGCACCGCTTTTGAAATGCATCCTGATGTGAAGGTGGAATACTATCGTAACCAGCGCGATCTGCAGCTGGCTAACCCGGACCTATTAGTGATTCCCGGTAGCAAAAATACCATTGATGACACCTGTCATGTGATCAACAGTAAAATGGGTGATGAAATCCATCGGCTCCACGATTGCGGGGTACCGATTGTGGGAATCTGCGGCGGTTATCAGCTACTGGGTAAAGAAATCCGTGATCCTTTCTCGGTAGAGTCAACCAAAGGTAGTATTGATGGACTGGGACTTTTAAATATTGTCACCACCATTGAAGAAGAGAAACGAACGGTGCGAACAACCGGCAAGGTTTTAGGTAACTTCATGGGAATGGCGTTGGCTGACATGGATGTGGAAGGCTACGAAATCCACATGGGCACCAGCGAAGCACTGGATCAGGCTAAGCCTTTTGCAATACTTGCTGATGGCACCGTCGATGGGGTGATTGCCGAAGATGGCACGGTGATGGGAACCTACCTTCATGGGATCTTTGATAACGATGGATTAAGGGAAAAAATCATTGAAGCCCTGCGCGTGAAAAAGAATTTAGAAGCCGGTCCCACTGCCTTTGATTTTAAGGCCTTTAAAGAAGAACAATATGATCTTCTGGCAGAGACGGTAGAAGCGAGTTTAGATATGAAAAAAATAATGGAAATCATTGGAGAAATTAAAAAGTGA
- the hemL gene encoding glutamate-1-semialdehyde 2,1-aminomutase, with translation MNREKSEQLFIEAEKYIPGGVNSPVRAFKSVDMPPVFIDHGKGAKIYDVDGNAYTDYICSWGPLILGHASPVYFEGIQEALEKGTSFGAPTAIEVEVAKLITEAYPSMEMVRMVSSGTEATMSALRVARGYTGRDKIIKFEGCYHGHADGLLVKSGSGTLTFGVPTSSGVTPGTAKDTLVATYNDINSVKALFAENPGEIAAVIVEPVAGNMGVVPPDLDFMKGLREITTAEETVLIFDEVITGFRLAYGGAQEVLEIKPDMTTLGKIIGGGMPVGAYGGRRDIMATVAPLGGVYQAGTLSGNPIAMKMGLNTLTYLRDHPEVYTEMEENAKLLEAGFKANIKKTGVKAQMVRFKGMTCCFFTDVPIDGYAAVMTSDTKAYTKYFKAMLNAGNLMPPAQFEGIFLSSAHTKADLEKTIADHYQALKKI, from the coding sequence ATGAATCGAGAAAAATCAGAACAATTATTTATTGAAGCAGAAAAATATATTCCCGGCGGCGTCAATAGTCCGGTGCGGGCGTTTAAATCGGTGGACATGCCACCGGTTTTTATTGACCATGGCAAAGGTGCCAAGATTTATGATGTCGACGGTAACGCGTACACCGACTATATCTGTTCCTGGGGGCCACTGATTTTAGGTCACGCCTCACCGGTTTACTTTGAAGGGATTCAGGAAGCACTGGAGAAAGGCACCAGTTTTGGGGCCCCAACCGCCATCGAGGTTGAAGTGGCTAAGTTGATCACCGAAGCCTATCCGTCTATGGAAATGGTGCGGATGGTCAGTTCCGGAACCGAAGCCACGATGAGTGCCCTGCGGGTCGCCAGAGGCTATACCGGACGAGATAAGATCATTAAATTTGAAGGCTGTTACCACGGTCATGCTGATGGACTGCTGGTTAAATCCGGGTCCGGCACGCTGACCTTTGGAGTCCCGACCAGCTCAGGGGTGACCCCGGGAACGGCCAAGGACACCTTAGTAGCAACCTATAACGACATTAACAGTGTCAAAGCGCTCTTTGCCGAAAACCCTGGCGAAATTGCCGCTGTCATCGTCGAACCGGTGGCTGGGAACATGGGCGTTGTACCACCCGATCTGGATTTTATGAAAGGTCTGCGAGAAATTACCACAGCCGAAGAAACGGTGCTGATTTTTGATGAAGTCATCACCGGATTCCGTTTGGCTTACGGTGGGGCCCAGGAAGTCCTGGAGATTAAACCGGATATGACCACCTTAGGGAAGATCATCGGCGGCGGAATGCCCGTCGGCGCTTATGGCGGACGTCGGGATATCATGGCAACCGTGGCCCCTCTAGGCGGCGTTTATCAGGCCGGAACCCTGTCCGGGAATCCGATTGCCATGAAAATGGGACTCAACACCCTGACTTATCTGCGGGATCATCCCGAAGTTTATACCGAAATGGAAGAAAACGCCAAGCTGTTAGAAGCCGGCTTTAAGGCCAACATTAAAAAAACCGGGGTCAAAGCCCAGATGGTCCGTTTCAAAGGCATGACCTGCTGCTTCTTTACCGATGTGCCCATCGATGGCTACGCTGCCGTGATGACCTCGGATACCAAAGCCTATACCAAATATTTCAAAGCGATGCTTAATGCCGGTAACCTGATGCCGCCAGCCCAATTCGAAGGCATTTTCCTCTCCTCCGCCCACACCAAAGCGGACCTCGAAAAAACCATCGCTGACCATTATCAGGCATTAAAAAAAATATAA